A region of the Kribbella sp. NBC_01245 genome:
TCCGCGACCGCATCTTCGACCCCTTCTTCACCACCAAGCCGATCGGCGAAGGCACCGGTCTGGGCCTCGACATCTCCTGGCGCATCATCGTCAAAAAACACCACGGCGACCTCCGCGTCGACTCGGTCCCCGGCCGCACCACCTTCAAAATCGTCCTCCCGCTAGACCCCGAATCCGAGCCCGACATCGAGCTCGCCTGACGCCGGGCTTCGCGTGACCGACCCACCAGTCATTGGCGTGGTCGCCAGTGGTGCGGGCGGGGCTGAAGATTTGCGCGCAGGTCTGGTGGAACCGTTGCTCGCGAAGGGATGCCGAGTCGCCGTGACTCTCACCCCAACGGCCGCGCGATGGCTGGGCGAACTCGGGGAGATCGACCGCCTGGCCGAACTCACTGGCCTGCCGGTGCGCTCAACGCCTCGCATGCCCGGCGAACCTCGCGAGCACCCGAAGGTCGACGTGTTCGCAGTTGCTCCCGCGACAGCCAACACGGTGGCCAAACTCGCCCTCGGCATCGCCGACAACCAGGCGCTCTCGCTCCTCTGCGAAGCCGTCGGTTCCACGCCGATGCTGGTCTTCCCGCGCGTGAACGCCGCCCACGCACGTCACCCGTCCTGGCCGTCACACCTGAAGTTGCTCCAGTCCGCAGGCGTCCACCTGGTCTACGGCGACGACGTCTGGCCTCTCTACGAACCACGCGACGCAGGCGACGTACGACCGCTGCTCTGGGCTGCCATCCTCACCGGCATCGAGCGCCTTCTTCATCCCTCGCGGTAATCCCTCACGTTTGGTCACAAGGGCCCGATGAACGGCGACACGCCGCGTCACAAGGGCCCGATGACCAGGTTTGACTCAGGCGACGATTGCGCGGATGTGGGTTAGGGACTTGGGGGAGTCGGGGGTGGAGGGGCTGTATTCGAGGCCGAGGGGGCACTGGTAGCCGATGGTGGTCAAGGTGGCGATTTGCTGGCGCCAGTCGATGTGGCCCGAGCCGGGTTCGTGGCGGCCGGGATGGTCGGCGATCTGGACGTGGCCGATCAGGTCTGCGGCTCCCGAGAGCACCTCCGAAGGCGTCTCGCCCATGACGACTGAGTGGTAGAGGTCGTATAGCAGCTTGACGTTGGGCGAGTCGATCTCGGCCAGTAGTTCCAGGGCGAGCGGAGTCGAGTCCAGGAAGTTGCCGATGTGGTCGACCCGCGTGTTGAGCGGTTCGAGCACGAGGGTCACGCCCGCGGCCTCGGCGATCGGTGCGGCTGCTCGTAGCCCGGTGACGATCGCGCTCGTCTGTTCTGCGGCGGGGATCCCCGGGCGGGAGTCGCCGGACAGCACAACGAGGTTTGGCACACCAAGCCGGTTGGCAACTCGCACCGAGTCACGAACACCGCTGAGGAACTCGTCGTGACGGCTCGGGTCAACGAGATGGCTCGTCGGCTCACTTACCATGGACGTGATTCGTAGGCCGAGTTCGCTGGTGAGTCGCTCGATGGAGTCGATGTTCTTGTTGCGCCACATCCAGAACTCGACCGCGTCGATACCGGCCGCCTTCACCGCCTTGAGTTGCTGCTCCGACATTGGGTCGCCGTGCTCGCGGAACAACATCTCTACACAGACAGACAGTTCGTACGCCATACCGCTCTTCTCTCGTGGACGGTTCACCGCAGTCGCCGCGTGACGATCATGCCTTGCTCAACGGCGCGGTGAGATTTAGCGGAGGGTGGTGCCGGGGGTGTGGGGGGTTAGGTCTTGGCGGGTGGGGAGGGATTCCCAGTCGCCGTGGGCGGAGACGCAGAAGGCGCCGCAGGCGGTGGCTCGGGCTAGGCGGGCGGGGATGTCGAGGGCGTCGAGGGTGGCGCTTAGGTAGCCCGCTACGAAGGCGTCGCCGGCGCCGATGCTGTCGACTACCGTGACCGGGAGGGCGGGTTGGTGGATGGTGCCCGCCGAGGTGTGGGTCCACGCGCCGGCGCCGCCTGCGGTGACGACGACTTCCGTCACGCCGGCTGCTAGGAGGGCCGGGACCGGGTCGGGCGCTGCGGTGAGGATGTCGAGTTCGTCGTCGGAGGCGAAGACCGTGGTGAGGTGGGGAAGTAGGGGCCGAAGGCAACTAGCCGCCCCGGCGCGGGACCACAGACGGCTGCGGTAGTTGACGTCCAGCGAGACCGGTACGCCCTCGGCAGCAGCAGCCTGTACGACGTACGCCGTTGCCTTGCGGGCGCGTTCGGATAACGCCGGGGTGATGCCGGTGACGTGCAGGAGGCGCGGCCGGGCTGCCGCCAAGGCCTTTGCGACATCGGCGACGGTCAGTTCCGAACCGGCCGAGCCGCGGCGGTGATAGCTCACCCGGGTGACGTCGTGCGCGGGTTGGTCGAACGCGATGAAACCGGTGAACGAGGTGTCCGACAAGCGGGTCAGGCTTATGTCGACGCCTTCGGCGCGGAGCGTGCGTAGCACCAGTTGGCCGGGTTGGTCGTTGCCGACGGCACCTACCCAGCGGGGGTGATGGCCAAGCCGGGCAAGGCCGATCGCGACATTGCTCTCGGAGCCTGCGACGGATAGCGATGCCTCGCCGCCGAGTCGTAAGGCCTGGCGGGTGCGGATCGAGACCATCGCTTCGCCAAACGTCAGCACATCCGGAGCTGGCGCGCCACTGGCCGCGAGGCCAGCGGCGCCGGGCTCAGCAGCCGCGGGGTCAGCGGCGGCGGGGGCAGAGGTCGGGTCGTCCGACGTGGGGAGGTCGGAGTTCTCGGCGTCAGGCATTTGCGACTGCCTTGAGGAATTCGTTGGCTCGGGCGGCTAGTGCGGTCTGGGAACCGCCTTGGCCGGCATCGCCTAGCAGGGGGGAGCCGATGCCGACGGCGAAGGCGCCGGCGCGGAGGTACTCAGGGGCGGAGGTCGCGTCGATACCGCCGACGGCGATCAAAGGGGCCTTGGGCAACGGTGCGCGCAGCTCCTTGAGATAGCCGGGGCCGTACAGCTTGGCCGGGAAGATCTTCACCGCGAGCGCGCCGAGGTCCAGCGCGGTGATGACCTCGGTCGGGGTCAACGCGCCGCACAGCAGTGGCAGACCGAGCTCGATACTCCGCTGGGCACCACGCGTGATCGCCGGAGTGACGATGAACCCGACCCCGGCGGCGGCCACCTCGTCGGCCTGCTCCGGTGTCACCACCGTGCCCGCGCCGAGCAGCACCTCCGGGCCGAACTCCGCCCGCGCTTCTCGCAGAGCCTCGGCCGCGCCGGGCGTGGTCAGCGAGATCTCGAGCGCGGTCACGCCGGCCTCGATCAACGTGCGCACGCTGGTGAGCGCGAGCTCGGCACTGTCCGCGCGGATGATCGCGAGCACCCGCCTCCGGGTGAGTTCCGCCAGTAGTTCCATGTCGCTTCCTTCCCTGGACATCTCACACCGTAGTGCGGTCACGTTCCGTCGTGGTTAACTTACCGAGAGAGTTGATCTTCAGGTAACTAAGTTCCGAACCGCCCGAATCGGAAGGTCACCATGCGCAGACTCCTCACCCTCGCCCTCCTCAGCGCCACCCTGACCGCCACCGCCACCACCCAAACCGCCGCGACCACCCAGCTGACCGCAACCGGCCAAACCGCTGCGACCGCGCAAACCGCCGGGACTGACCGAACCGCCGCCACCGCCCGTGCGGCCGCGACCGACCGAACCGCCGCGACCGCGCAACCTGCCGCGATTAACGCGATCACCCAGACCGTGTTGTTCGACAAGGGTGGCGCGGGCTACGGCTGCTACCGCATCCCAGCGATCGTCCGTACCAACACCGGCGCCCTGCTCGCCTTTGCCGAGGCTCGTCGCGCCTGGTGTGGCGACTCGCAGGAGATCGACCTGGTGATGCGCCGATCGATCGACAACGGCCGGACCTGGAGCCCACAGAAGATCGTGCTCTCCGGCACCGACACCAACCCGAACGCCGTCGCGACCCGCGGCAACCCCACCCCAATCGCCGATCTCGAGACGGGCCGAGTGGTTCTGCTGAGCACGTTCGACCCCGGTACGACGACGGACCGCCCGCGGACGCCGTACGTGCAGATCAGCGACGACGACGGCGTCACCTTCAAACCGGCGCGAAGCCTGGCAGGCGAGATCGACGACCCCGCGTGGGGTTGGTATGCGACAGGTCCCGGCCATGGCATCCAGTTGACCCGCGGCGAACACGCGGGCGATCTCGTCGCGGGCACGAACTACGACACGAGCGGTCGGGGTGCGGGCCAACTCGTCTACAGCAGCGATCACGGCGATACCTGGCACAAAGGCGCGACCGACCTGCGCAGCGACTCTGCGGTGCCGCAGGAGATCAGCCTGGTGGAGAAGGCGGGCGGCGGTATCTACGCCGCCGCGCGGAACAACACGGGCGCGCCTGGCGCCAGCCGAATGGGTGCCGTGAGCAACGACGGCGGCCGGACCTTCGCGGCACCGTTCGCGACGATCCCGAACCTCACCACCCCGGTCGTCCAAGGCGCGGTGCAACGCCTGCGAGCGACCGACGAGGGTGACCGCTACAACCGGATCCTCTTCTCGGCGCCGGCCGATCCCGAACGCCGCCGCTACATGACCATCCGCTCCAGCTACGACGAAGGCAAGAACTGGGACACCGGCACTCGCATCACCTCGGACTGGTCCGGCTATTCCGACCTGACCGAATTGGCGACAGGCGAGCTCGGCCTGCTCTACGAGGCGGGCGCGGTCGATGCGCGAGACCAGATCCGTTTCGCGCGCTTCACCGAGTCGGACCTCGGGCTGCCCGATGGCGCGACCGGTCCGACCACCCCGGACATCTCGGGCCTCGGGAACCACGCCTACCTTCGCGGCGGTCCGGCCGTTGCCACGGGCAAGTTCGGTCAAGGGCGGGATCTCGACGGGACGGACGATCACCTGCAACTGCCGTTCGCCGAATCCCTCGCGCTCGGCGCGGGCGACTTCACCACGATGACGTGGATCAAGTACGGCGCTTCGACCGCGAATCAGGCGATCTTCTGGGGTTACGGGATCGACCAGTTCTCGCAGTTCTGGTTGCGCGCCGAACCGGGATCGAGCCGGATCCGCGGCCTGATCACCAGCAACGGAAACACCGGATCGGTCGCCACCACCAAGGCGTACAACGACAACGCCTGGCACCACGTCGCCCTGCAACGGAAGGCCGGAACGCTGTCGATCTGGGTCGACGGCGTCCAGGTGGCGTCGGCGGCTGCGCCCGCTGGTTCGATCAGCCCGGCTCGCCCGTTCCGGATGTACGTCGGCCAGCGGTTGGACGGCCTGCACCGGTTCGACGGAACGCTCGACGAGGTCCGGATCTACCGACGGGCGTTGACCGTCGACGAGTTGAAGCGGATCTACTCGAGTAACTCGACCGACGTGCCCGGCGCCGTGCTCGATCTGCCGCTCGGATGACCCGGTCATCCGGATGACGTGATCATTCGACACTGAGGGTCAGTCGCCAGTTGACCTCGCCGGACGGACCAACGACAGCAGTGTCGGATGGTCCGGCGTCGGCGAGGTCGAAGGCCCTGCCCAGCATTGGTTCGACGCCGAGGCTGCGATAGGGCGACGAGGCGGGAAAGCCGCCGAGGTTCCGCCACAACGCGATCGACACTGGTTGCCCCGGGCAACTGACCGCCAACGTCAACGTCTGGCCGCGATCGACCACCGACGCGGCCGGGCAATCGACCAGCACCGCACCAACCGCCGTACCGTCGTCCGGCCCGTACGACGCAAGGTCCAGCGACGTTGGCCAGACACGATCCACCCACGGCTCAGAAGAGAACTCGCCGAGCAACTCGAACGCCTCAGGATGCAGCCGCGCAACCGTCCCAGCGGGTACGACGATCCGCGCGCCCACCTCGCAATCCAGCAACGCGTGCGCCGCCCAAATGAACCGATAACCGGGCGCGGCCAAGAGCCGATAGTCGGCCCACATCGAATGCGGCCCAAGCTCATCCGGAGCCTCGCCACCATTGACCCGGCGCAGGAACAACGCGTCTTCGAGCTCCACGACGTCCCACTCGTCAGCCTTGTCGACCACACCCCAAGGCTGGTTCCACAACGACCCGTGATCGGGAGTGCCGCGCACGGTCGGGAAGCACTCGTCCAGCCCGCCCGCATCGACGTACGACGTGAGGCCGTTCCGATTCCCGCGATGCGGGCCGGTCCAGAACCACTCCCGCCCGCCGAGGATCAGCGACGTCCAGCGCCCGCCATCGTCGAGATCCAGCCCGACCGTGTTCTCGGGTATCACCATTCCGCGAAAGATCCATCCTCGTGCGTCCACACCGGGTTACGCCACGTATGCCCGGTCTTGTCAGCGGCCCGAACCGCATCCTCGTCGACGCTGATTCCCAAGCCAGGCAGGAGATTCAGCTCGGCGTGTCCCTGCACCCATTCGAACGGCGCGGGATCCAGCACGTAGTCGACCAGATCGCCCTCCCGCTGGTAGTGCAGCCCACGGCTCTGCTCCTGGATCAGGAAGTTCGGCGTCGCGAAGGCCACCTGCAGACTCGCCGCGAGCGAGATCGGCCCGAGCGGGCAGTGCGGAGCGAGCATCGCGCCATGCGTCTCGGCCAGTACGGCGATCCGCCGCAACTCCGAGATGCCGCCAGCATGCGAAACATCAGGCTGAACCACCGCCACGCCGGCCGCCAACGGGCCGATGAACTCGCTGCGATGAAACAGCCGTTCCCCAAGCGCCACCGGCACGGTCGAACTCTCGACCACCTCGCGCAGATGCGCCAGGTTCTCCGGCAGCACCGGCTCCTCCACGAAGAGCGGGTGGTACTCCTCGACACGACGCATGATCCGCCGGGCGCCGGCCACGCCGACGCGTCCGTGCAGGTCGATCGCGACATCCCGATCCGGCCCGAGCACCTCGCGCGCGGCCGCGAGCCGTCCCGCGATGAGGTCGACCTCGCCGAGCGTCGGCATCGGGTGGATCCGGCCGCTGCCGTTCATCTTCACGGCCGTCATCCCGGCTTCGACCTGAGCCGCGACCTGGTCCGCGACCTCGCCCGGCTCGTCACCACCGACCCACGCGTAGACCCGGACCCGGTCGCGGACCCGTCCACCGAGCAGCGCGTGCACCGGTGCGTCGTACACCTTGCCGGCGATATCCCACAGCGCGTGGTCGAGTCCGGCGACGGCGCTGCTGAGCACCGGGCCGCCTCGGTAGAAGCCGCCCTTGGTGAGGATCTGCCAGTGCCGTTCGATCTGGAGCGGGTCCTTGCCGATCAAGTACTCGGACAAGGTCTCGATCGCTGTCCGGACCACCTCGGCGCGCCCCTCGACCACAGGTTCGCCCCAGCCGACGACGCCATCGCTGGTCTCGATCCGGCAGAACAGCCAGCGCGGCGGAACCAGGAACGTCTCGATCCGCTCGATTCTCACTTGCGCCGGCCCTTGCGCGTACGAACCTCGGTGACGTCCTCGGCGGCCTTCGCGAGCAACTTGCGCATGGCCTTCTCGGCGATATCCGGATCCTGGCTGCGCACCGCCTCCAGCACGGCGCGGTGACTCGGGATCGGGTCGTCGGCCGGCTTGGTGCGATGGACCAGCCGGTCCCGATCGGCGAGACCGGTCGCCATCACGACCTCCATCCGGATCAGCAGCTCGTT
Encoded here:
- a CDS encoding TIM barrel protein — encoded protein: MAYELSVCVEMLFREHGDPMSEQQLKAVKAAGIDAVEFWMWRNKNIDSIERLTSELGLRITSMVSEPTSHLVDPSRHDEFLSGVRDSVRVANRLGVPNLVVLSGDSRPGIPAAEQTSAIVTGLRAAAPIAEAAGVTLVLEPLNTRVDHIGNFLDSTPLALELLAEIDSPNVKLLYDLYHSVVMGETPSEVLSGAADLIGHVQIADHPGRHEPGSGHIDWRQQIATLTTIGYQCPLGLEYSPSTPDSPKSLTHIRAIVA
- a CDS encoding sialidase family protein, encoding MRRLLTLALLSATLTATATTQTAATTQLTATGQTAATAQTAGTDRTAATARAAATDRTAATAQPAAINAITQTVLFDKGGAGYGCYRIPAIVRTNTGALLAFAEARRAWCGDSQEIDLVMRRSIDNGRTWSPQKIVLSGTDTNPNAVATRGNPTPIADLETGRVVLLSTFDPGTTTDRPRTPYVQISDDDGVTFKPARSLAGEIDDPAWGWYATGPGHGIQLTRGEHAGDLVAGTNYDTSGRGAGQLVYSSDHGDTWHKGATDLRSDSAVPQEISLVEKAGGGIYAAARNNTGAPGASRMGAVSNDGGRTFAAPFATIPNLTTPVVQGAVQRLRATDEGDRYNRILFSAPADPERRRYMTIRSSYDEGKNWDTGTRITSDWSGYSDLTELATGELGLLYEAGAVDARDQIRFARFTESDLGLPDGATGPTTPDISGLGNHAYLRGGPAVATGKFGQGRDLDGTDDHLQLPFAESLALGAGDFTTMTWIKYGASTANQAIFWGYGIDQFSQFWLRAEPGSSRIRGLITSNGNTGSVATTKAYNDNAWHHVALQRKAGTLSIWVDGVQVASAAAPAGSISPARPFRMYVGQRLDGLHRFDGTLDEVRIYRRALTVDELKRIYSSNSTDVPGAVLDLPLG
- a CDS encoding flavoprotein; this translates as MVASGAGGAEDLRAGLVEPLLAKGCRVAVTLTPTAARWLGELGEIDRLAELTGLPVRSTPRMPGEPREHPKVDVFAVAPATANTVAKLALGIADNQALSLLCEAVGSTPMLVFPRVNAAHARHPSWPSHLKLLQSAGVHLVYGDDVWPLYEPRDAGDVRPLLWAAILTGIERLLHPSR
- a CDS encoding sugar kinase, translating into MPDAENSDLPTSDDPTSAPAAADPAAAEPGAAGLAASGAPAPDVLTFGEAMVSIRTRQALRLGGEASLSVAGSESNVAIGLARLGHHPRWVGAVGNDQPGQLVLRTLRAEGVDISLTRLSDTSFTGFIAFDQPAHDVTRVSYHRRGSAGSELTVADVAKALAAARPRLLHVTGITPALSERARKATAYVVQAAAAEGVPVSLDVNYRSRLWSRAGAASCLRPLLPHLTTVFASDDELDILTAAPDPVPALLAAGVTEVVVTAGGAGAWTHTSAGTIHQPALPVTVVDSIGAGDAFVAGYLSATLDALDIPARLARATACGAFCVSAHGDWESLPTRQDLTPHTPGTTLR
- a CDS encoding bifunctional 4-hydroxy-2-oxoglutarate aldolase/2-dehydro-3-deoxy-phosphogluconate aldolase, which codes for MELLAELTRRRVLAIIRADSAELALTSVRTLIEAGVTALEISLTTPGAAEALREARAEFGPEVLLGAGTVVTPEQADEVAAAGVGFIVTPAITRGAQRSIELGLPLLCGALTPTEVITALDLGALAVKIFPAKLYGPGYLKELRAPLPKAPLIAVGGIDATSAPEYLRAGAFAVGIGSPLLGDAGQGGSQTALAARANEFLKAVANA
- the dgoD gene encoding galactonate dehydratase, producing MRIERIETFLVPPRWLFCRIETSDGVVGWGEPVVEGRAEVVRTAIETLSEYLIGKDPLQIERHWQILTKGGFYRGGPVLSSAVAGLDHALWDIAGKVYDAPVHALLGGRVRDRVRVYAWVGGDEPGEVADQVAAQVEAGMTAVKMNGSGRIHPMPTLGEVDLIAGRLAAAREVLGPDRDVAIDLHGRVGVAGARRIMRRVEEYHPLFVEEPVLPENLAHLREVVESSTVPVALGERLFHRSEFIGPLAAGVAVVQPDVSHAGGISELRRIAVLAETHGAMLAPHCPLGPISLAASLQVAFATPNFLIQEQSRGLHYQREGDLVDYVLDPAPFEWVQGHAELNLLPGLGISVDEDAVRAADKTGHTWRNPVWTHEDGSFAEW